The following are encoded together in the Pygocentrus nattereri isolate fPygNat1 chromosome 15, fPygNat1.pri, whole genome shotgun sequence genome:
- the matk gene encoding megakaryocyte-associated tyrosine-protein kinase: MPWASSYSLYISTEEMAAKAWQSGTQCVAKSDHTKPKASELAYLKGDLLTILTVETGKGIFRARHNRTGEEGLISASKVREREALRVDHHLSLMPWFHGKISGPEAVGKLQPMKDGLFLVRESIRHPGDYVLCVSFNQEVIHYRIIYQDSKLTIDRGQYFYNLIDMVEFYSKNKGAIATTLQKPKEKEGTKSAALQLYKTGWLLDLPNLTLGEKIGQGEFGAVYEGEYMGRKVAVKNIKSDVTAQAFLDETSVMTKLQHKNLVQLIGVILHNGLYIVTEFMAKGNLVNYLRSRGRSVITTVHLLHYALEVCEGMEYLECKKLVHRDLAARNILISEDNVAKVSDFGLATVDLAKVDLQNIDSTKLPVRWTAPEGLNNKKFSTRSDVWSYGVLLWEIFSYGMQPYPKMTLKEVKEELEQGYRMPAPENCPPEVYALMTACWEKEPKMRPSFHKLRERLQTELTNYESDNGS, translated from the exons ATGCCTTGGGCCAGTTCTTATTCTCTGTATATTTCTACTGAGGAAATGGCTGCG aaagcaTGGCAGTCTGGTACGCAGTGCGTCGCCAAAAGTGACCACACCAAACCTAAAGCCAGTGAGCTTGCCTATCTTAAAGGAGACCTCCTGACCATACTGACAGTGGAAACG GGAAAGGGCATCTTCAGGGCCAGACACAATAGAACAGGTGAAGAGGGTCTGATCTCTGCTTCGAAAGTGCGAGAGCGGGAGGCCCTGCGTGTAGACCACCACCTCAGCCTCATGCC CTGGTTCCATGGTAAGATCTCTGGTCCGGAGGCTGTTGGTAAGCTGCAGCCTATGAAGGACGGCCTGTTCCTCGTACGCGAGTCCATTCGGCACCCTGGTGACTACGTGCTGTGTGTCAGCTTTAATCAAGAGGTCATTCATTACCGCATCATCTATCAGGACTCCAAGCTGACCATCGACAGAGGGCAGTACTTTTATAACCTCATCGACATGGTGGAG TTCTACTCTAAGAATAAAGGAGCTATTGCTACCACACTGCAGAAGCCCAAGGAGAAGGAAGGCACCAAATCAGCAGCGCTGCAACTGTATAAAA CGGGATGGCTATTGGATCTCCCCAACCTGACTCTAGGAGAGAAAATAGGACAGGGGGAGTTTGGAG CGGTGTATGAAGGAGAGTACATGGGCAGAAAGGTGGCTGTGAAGAACATAAAGTCTGACGTCACCGCTCAAGCTTTCCTGGACGAGACGTCGGTCATGAC GAAACTCCAGCATAAAAATTTAGTGCAGTTAATAGGAGTGATTCTACATAACGGCCTCTACATCGTGACAGAATTCATGGCTAAG GGTAATCTGGTGAACTACCTGAGGTCACGGGGACGTTCAGTCATCACTACAGTCCACCTCCTGCACTACGCGCT AGAGGTGTGTGAAGGGATGGAGTATCTGGAGTGTAAGAAGCTTGTTCATCGAGACCTGGCTGCCCGCAACATCCTTATATCTGAGGACAATGTTGCCAAGGTCAGTGATTTTGGCCTGGCCACGGTCGACCTGGCCAAGGTCGACTTGCAGAACATCGACAGCACAAAGTTACCTGTCAGGTGGACCGCACCGGAGGGCCTGAACAACAAG AAGTTCTCCACACGGTCAGATGTTTGGAGTTATGGCGTGCTCCTGTGGGAGATTTTCTCCTATGGCATGCAGCCCTACCCCAAGATG ACTCTGAAGGAGGTGAAGGAGGAGCTGGAGCAGGGCTATCGCATGCCAGCTCCTGAAAACTGCCCACCAGAGGTTTATGCCCTAATGACGGCCTGCTGGGAGAAGGAACCCAAGATGAGGCCGTCGTTCCACAAACTCCGAGAGCGTCTACAGACCGAGCTGACCAACTATGAATCTGACAATGGGTCATGA